In a genomic window of Myotis daubentonii chromosome 18, mMyoDau2.1, whole genome shotgun sequence:
- the LOC132220452 gene encoding sodium-dependent phosphate transport protein 3-like codes for MDEKPSAKRGPDVCSLRYGLAVVMHLSNLSMITQRVSLSIAIIAMVNGTQQPAPANASADGPLQDPSGPIGEFHAGTSVYAWSPETQGILFSSISYGILLTLIPSGYLAGIFGAKHMLGAGLLGSSLLSLCTPLAADLGVSLVMVIRVAQGMAQGMAWTGQFTIWAKWAPPLERSKLTSIAGSGAALGSSLILCVGGLISQALGWPFIFYIFGGLGCVCCLLWFTVIYDDPTRHPCISLREQEHIVSSLAQQPTSPRRSVPLKAMARCLPLWAIFSGFFSHFWLCTVIITYLPTYVSSVLHVSIRESGVLSALPFVAASTCTVLGGQLADFLLSRDLLGLLTVRKLFSALGLLLPSLCAVALPFVASSYVTTVVLLILIPGTSNLCDSGFIINTLDIAPRYASFLMGISRGFGLLAGIISSTATGFLISQDSESGWRHVFLLAAAVNLFGLVFYLTFGRVELQDWAKERTLTRL; via the exons ATGGACGAGAAGCCGTCCGCCAAGAGAG GCCCGGACGTCTGCTCCTTGCGCTACGGGCTGGCCGTGGTCATGCACCTCTCCAACCTCAGCATGATCACCCAGCGGGTCAGCCTCAGCATCGCCATCATCGCCATGGTCAACGGCACCCAGCAGCCCGCCCCGGCCAACGCCTCCGCGGACGGCCCCCTCCAGGACCCCAGCGGGCCCATCGGGGAATTCCACGCAGGG ACCTCCGTCTACGCATGGAGCCCCGAGACCCAGGGCATCCTCTTCAGCTCCATCAGCTACGGGATTTTGCTGACTCTGATCCCCAGCGGATACCTGGCAGGGATATTTGGCGCCAAGCAcatgctgggggcggggctgctgggctCCTCCCTGCTCAGCCTCTGCACGCCTCTGGCCGCTGACCTGGGTGTGAGCTTGGTGATGGTGATTCGCGTAGCCCAGGGCATGGCCCAG GGAATGGCATGGACAGGTCAGTTCACCATCTGGGCAAAGTGGGCGCCCCCGCTGGAGCGCAGCAAGCTCACCAGCATCGCGGGCTCCG GGGCCGCGCTGGGGTCCTCCCTCATCCTCTGCGTCGGGGGGCTCATctcgcaggccctgggctggccctTCATCTTCTACATCTTCG GTGGCCTGGGCTGCGTGTGCTGTCTGCTGTGGTTCACCGTCATTTACGACGACCCCACGCGTCACCCGTGCATAAGCCTCCGCGAGCAGGAGCACATCGTGTCCTCGCTGGCTCAGCAG CCCACGTCCCCTCGACGCTCCGTCCCCCTCAAGGCCATGGCCCGCTGCCTGCCCCTGTGGGCCATCTTCTCGGGGTTCTTCAGCCACTTCTGGCTCTGCACCGTCATCATCACGTACCTGCCCACCTACGTCAGCTCCGTGCTGCACGTCAGCATCAGGGAG AGCGGGGTCCTGTCCGCCCTGCCCTTCGTGGCTGCCTCCACCTGCACGGTCCTGGGGGGCCAGCTGGCCGACTTCCTTCTGTCCCGGGACCTCCTGGGGCTCCTCACCGTCCGGAAGCTCTTCTCGGCCCTGG gcctcctgctcccgTCGCTCTGCGCCGTGGCCCTGCCCTTCGTGGCTTCCAGTTACGTGACCACCGTGGTTTTGCTGATCCTCATTCCCGGGACCAGCAACCTGTGCGACTCGGGGTTCATCATCAACACCTTGGACATCGCCCCCAG GTACGCCAGCTTCCTCATGGGCATCTCCCGGGGATTCGGGCTCCTCGCGGGCATCATCTCCTCCACGGCCACCGGGTTCCTCATCAGCCAG GACTCCGAGTCCGGGTGGAGGCACGTCTTCCTCCTGGCTGCCGCCGTCAACCTGTTCGGCCTGGTGTTCTACCTCACGTTCGGGCGGGTGGAGCTCCAGGACTGGGCCAAAGAGAGGACCCTCACGCGCCTCTGA